Proteins from one Caldibacillus debilis DSM 16016 genomic window:
- a CDS encoding McrB family protein — translation MNRYPLIKSFIYEFLKNAKSIQTIKKQKTNKIVEISDNGILVETESSRKKYENREASTPYQLVKHEEIDSAFEKIIAAKRISANDLKEFGYRSSFLIALFRQMPFVDVLETEQELVIKQFTTLDLPSQLNTSLQIIVDQIVEKEKILQSPFFQMVYEMLKVMKNYDMKKKRETLLEVMDLTVTSSTSGTPITESVANRKLSDTLSWLKHFGFIDNELNVVETRYPRFWWVNQGKSYKEEMEGGFLWAPKTDKRGIPRSHHTDLLKARKGDIVFAYSRGSIHHICVVTEEARSMQKPRALSNHDWDNEGILLKVQYYSLEKPIEKTEIPLEWRHEEKGPFDKDGDVKMGYFFPVEKAFVDNLFHKFSDRLPEEIKKAILRNKMEEDKMPIIRDASECVNHIIHYLRSKGFYYKDEDVKNFYLSLKTKPFVVLSGISGTGKTKMVRLFAESLGATTENHQFQLIPVRPDWSDGSDLIGYVDIKGEFIKGPLTEILMEANKPENRNKPYFVLLDEMNLARVEHYFSDLLSIMETRKKKNGEIVSDPIIDRPETGRLILSDNVYIIGTVNMDETTHPFSKKVLDRANTIEYNEVRLDYFDFLQDTAEVRPIEISNDWLRGRFLTLKDAYSGHEELIHEVTEWLVEINRILEEIQAQIAYRVRDEICFYMIYNEESQLLEKQVAFDYQIMQKILPRIAGSDQATIEALKKLFVFCTNHEWNEDNKLQGIIEEARFPKSAKKIDRMIRKNYSEGFTSFWL, via the coding sequence ATGAATCGATATCCTTTAATAAAATCTTTTATCTATGAATTTTTGAAAAATGCCAAATCCATTCAAACCATAAAGAAACAAAAAACCAATAAAATTGTTGAAATTTCAGATAATGGAATTTTGGTAGAAACGGAAAGTTCGCGAAAGAAATATGAAAATCGAGAGGCTTCAACACCATACCAGTTGGTAAAACATGAAGAGATAGATTCTGCTTTTGAGAAAATAATAGCAGCAAAAAGAATCTCGGCAAATGATTTAAAGGAGTTCGGATATCGGTCGTCATTTTTAATCGCTCTCTTTCGTCAAATGCCCTTTGTCGATGTTTTGGAAACCGAACAAGAACTGGTTATTAAACAGTTTACAACTTTAGATCTCCCGAGTCAGCTGAATACATCTTTGCAAATCATTGTTGATCAAATTGTGGAAAAGGAAAAAATCCTTCAATCTCCATTTTTTCAGATGGTCTATGAAATGCTGAAAGTGATGAAAAACTATGATATGAAGAAAAAAAGGGAGACACTTTTGGAAGTCATGGATTTGACCGTAACTAGTTCAACATCAGGAACGCCGATTACTGAATCGGTGGCAAATCGAAAATTAAGTGATACCCTTTCTTGGCTAAAACATTTTGGTTTCATTGATAATGAGCTGAATGTTGTTGAAACAAGATATCCTCGCTTTTGGTGGGTCAATCAAGGAAAAAGTTACAAAGAAGAAATGGAAGGGGGCTTTCTTTGGGCACCAAAAACCGATAAACGAGGGATTCCCCGTTCCCATCATACGGATTTATTAAAGGCAAGAAAAGGCGACATCGTATTTGCCTATTCGAGAGGTTCCATTCATCATATCTGTGTAGTAACAGAGGAAGCGCGTTCTATGCAAAAGCCGAGGGCTTTGTCGAATCATGATTGGGATAATGAAGGGATATTATTGAAAGTACAATACTATTCTCTTGAAAAACCAATCGAGAAAACAGAAATACCTTTAGAGTGGCGACACGAGGAGAAAGGTCCCTTTGATAAAGATGGAGATGTAAAAATGGGATACTTTTTTCCCGTTGAAAAAGCATTTGTCGATAATCTTTTCCACAAATTTTCCGATCGGTTACCAGAGGAAATAAAAAAGGCAATTCTTCGCAATAAAATGGAAGAGGATAAAATGCCTATTATTCGGGATGCTAGTGAATGCGTAAATCATATTATCCACTACTTACGCAGCAAAGGCTTTTATTACAAAGACGAAGATGTAAAGAATTTTTATTTATCCTTAAAAACCAAACCGTTTGTCGTTCTTTCCGGTATATCGGGGACCGGGAAAACGAAAATGGTTCGGCTTTTTGCTGAAAGTCTGGGGGCAACGACTGAGAATCATCAATTTCAACTTATTCCTGTACGCCCCGACTGGAGTGACGGATCTGATTTGATCGGCTACGTGGACATAAAAGGAGAGTTTATCAAAGGGCCATTAACCGAAATTTTAATGGAAGCCAATAAACCGGAAAACCGAAATAAACCCTATTTTGTCCTGCTTGACGAAATGAACCTCGCCCGGGTAGAACATTATTTCAGCGATTTGTTGAGCATTATGGAGACGAGGAAAAAGAAGAACGGGGAAATCGTCTCCGATCCGATCATCGATCGTCCGGAAACCGGCCGGCTGATTTTGTCGGATAATGTGTATATCATCGGCACCGTCAACATGGATGAAACCACCCATCCCTTCAGCAAAAAAGTGCTGGATCGCGCGAATACGATCGAATATAACGAGGTTCGCCTCGATTATTTTGATTTCTTGCAGGATACGGCGGAGGTCCGGCCAATAGAAATCAGTAATGATTGGTTGCGTGGCCGGTTTTTGACCTTGAAGGATGCCTATTCTGGTCACGAGGAATTGATCCACGAAGTCACCGAATGGCTAGTGGAGATCAACCGGATACTCGAGGAAATTCAAGCGCAAATTGCTTACCGGGTGCGGGACGAGATTTGTTTTTACATGATCTATAACGAGGAGTCTCAATTGTTGGAAAAACAAGTGGCCTTTGATTACCAAATCATGCAAAAAATCTTGCCAAGGATTGCCGGAAGCGACCAAGCCACCATCGAGGCTTTGAAAAAGCTCTTTGTTTTTTGCACGAATCATGAATGGAACGAAGACAATAAGCTGCAAGGGATAATTGAAGAGGCGCGGTTCCCGAAATCGGCGAAAAAGATTGATCGGATGATACGCAAAAACTATTCGGAAGGCTTTACCTCCTTTTGGCTGTAG
- a CDS encoding 3'-5' exonuclease produces the protein MANKILQLYQERKVPFSEILILYRVKRTHQLGVIDTFKFTLDRYHLTYVWISENDETKRTFKREENLIKISTIDSRKGLDFQAVFIVNVDSMRDRCIRNFCGRYVFIVNVDSVPFSLKEDKEREVSLLYIAMTRAKEHLFLSYSGISEFTQYFDEIRKEREDGKNQCKYDKQSLFF, from the coding sequence ATGGCCAACAAAATCCTTCAGCTGTATCAGGAAAGAAAAGTTCCATTCAGTGAAATATTGATCCTTTATAGGGTGAAACGCACCCACCAGTTGGGTGTTATTGATACGTTCAAATTTACATTAGACAGGTACCATCTGACCTATGTCTGGATTTCAGAAAACGACGAGACAAAACGGACGTTCAAAAGGGAAGAAAACCTGATTAAAATCAGCACCATCGACAGCAGAAAAGGGCTGGATTTCCAAGCCGTTTTTATCGTCAACGTCGATTCAATGCGTGATCGATGCATCCGCAATTTTTGCGGTCGTTACGTTTTTATCGTCAACGTCGATTCAGTGCCCTTTTCCCTGAAAGAAGATAAAGAGAGGGAAGTCTCCCTCTTATACATCGCCATGACAAGGGCCAAGGAGCATCTATTCTTGTCATATTCGGGGATATCGGAATTTACACAGTATTTTGATGAAATTCGGAAAGAAAGGGAAGATGGAAAAAATCAATGTAAGTACGACAAACAATCTCTCTTTTTTTAA